In Dasypus novemcinctus isolate mDasNov1 chromosome 10, mDasNov1.1.hap2, whole genome shotgun sequence, one DNA window encodes the following:
- the CTSF gene encoding cathepsin F isoform X2, which translates to MAPWLQLLSLLGLLPGAAPAPSQPRAAGARGWGPPPPELLGPARFALEAYNRGRAAGRRAVLAAVRGRVRRAGHGTVYSLEATLEEEPCRDPTVCQLPLTKQTLLCSFEVLDELGKHVLLRRDCGPVDTKVTETQWRMGVFANNLMRAQKIQALDRGTAQYGITKFSDLTEEEFRTIYLNPFLREDTGQRMLPATFLSELAPPAWDWRKEGAVTEVKDQGMCGSCWAFSVTGNVEGQWFLKRGALLSLSEQELLDCDETDKACLGGLPSNAYAAIKTLGGLETEDDYSYQGHMQPCSFSSEKAKVYINDSVALSKNEKKLAAWLATMGPISVAINAFGMQFYRHGIAHPLRPLCSPWLIDHAVLLVGYGNRSDIPFWAIKNSWGTNWGEKGYYYLHRGSGACGVNTMASSAVVD; encoded by the exons ATGGCGCCCTGGCTGCAGCTGCTGTCGCTGCTGGGGCTGCTCCCGGGCGCTGCCCCGGCCCCGTCGCAGCCCCGGGCGGCCGGCGCTCGGGGCTGGGGGCCGCCGCCCCCGGAGCTGCTGGGGCCCGCCCGCTTCGCCCTGGAGGCGTACAACCGCGGCCGGGCTGCCGGGAGGCGGGCGGTGCTGGCGGCCGTCCGCGGGCGCGTTCGCCGG GCGGGCCACGGGACAGTGTACTCCCTGGAGGCGACCCTGGAAGAGGAGCCCTGCAGAGACCCCACGGTGTGCCAGCTCCCGCTGACCAAGCAAACCTTG CTCTGCAGCTTCGAAGTCCTGGACGAGCTCGGAAAACACGTGCTGCTGAGGCGGGACTGTGGCCCAGTGGATACCAAGGTTACAG AAACCCAGTGGCGCATGGGCGTCTTTGCCAATAACCTGATGCGAGCGCAGAAGATCCAGGCCCTGGACCGTGGCACAGCTCAGTACGGGATCACCAAGTTCAGTGACCTCACAG AGGAGGAGTTCCGCACCATCTACCTGAATCCCTTCCTAAGAGAGGACACCGGCCAGCGGATGCTTCCAGCCACGTTCCTCAGCGAGCTTGCCCCGCCTGCCTGGGACTGGAGGAAGGAGGGGGCTGTCACCGAAGTCAAGGACCAG GGCATGTGCGGTTCCTGCTGGGCCTTCTCGGTCACAGGCAACGTGGAGGGCCAGTGGTTCCTGAAGCGGGGGGCCCTGCTCTCCCTCTCTGAACAGG AGCTCTTGGACTGTGACGAGACAGACAAGGCCTGCCTGGGCGGCTTGCCCTCCAATGCCTACGCAGCCATAAAGACGCTGG GAGGGCTGGAGACGGAGGACGACTACAGCTACCAGGGCCACATGCAGCCCTGCAGCTTCTCTTCAGAGAAGGCCAAGGTCTACATCAACGACTCCGTGGCGCTCAGCAAGAACGAGAAGA AGCTGGCAGCCTGGCTGGCCACGATGGGCCCCATCTCTGTCGCCATCAACGCCTTTGGCATGCAG TTCTACCGCCACGGGATTGCCCACCCACTCCGACCCCTCTGCAGCCCTTGGCTCATCGACCACGCGGTGCTGCTCGTGGGCTACGGCAACC gctCTGACATTCCCTTCTGGGCCATCAAAAACAGCTGGGGCACCAACTGGGGCGAGAAG GGTTACTACTACTTGCATCGCGGCTCGGGGGCCTGCGGTGTGAACACCATGGCCAGCTCGGCGGTGGTGGACTGA
- the CTSF gene encoding cathepsin F isoform X1 — translation MAPWLQLLSLLGLLPGAAPAPSQPRAAGARGWGPPPPELLGPARFALEAYNRGRAAGRRAVLAAVRGRVRRAGHGTVYSLEATLEEEPCRDPTVCQLPLTKQTLLCSFEVLDELGKHVLLRRDCGPVDTKVTDNKNDSLNSVLPLLNQDPRPQDFSVKMASIFKNFMTTYNRTYETEEETQWRMGVFANNLMRAQKIQALDRGTAQYGITKFSDLTEEEFRTIYLNPFLREDTGQRMLPATFLSELAPPAWDWRKEGAVTEVKDQGMCGSCWAFSVTGNVEGQWFLKRGALLSLSEQELLDCDETDKACLGGLPSNAYAAIKTLGGLETEDDYSYQGHMQPCSFSSEKAKVYINDSVALSKNEKKLAAWLATMGPISVAINAFGMQFYRHGIAHPLRPLCSPWLIDHAVLLVGYGNRSDIPFWAIKNSWGTNWGEKGYYYLHRGSGACGVNTMASSAVVD, via the exons ATGGCGCCCTGGCTGCAGCTGCTGTCGCTGCTGGGGCTGCTCCCGGGCGCTGCCCCGGCCCCGTCGCAGCCCCGGGCGGCCGGCGCTCGGGGCTGGGGGCCGCCGCCCCCGGAGCTGCTGGGGCCCGCCCGCTTCGCCCTGGAGGCGTACAACCGCGGCCGGGCTGCCGGGAGGCGGGCGGTGCTGGCGGCCGTCCGCGGGCGCGTTCGCCGG GCGGGCCACGGGACAGTGTACTCCCTGGAGGCGACCCTGGAAGAGGAGCCCTGCAGAGACCCCACGGTGTGCCAGCTCCCGCTGACCAAGCAAACCTTG CTCTGCAGCTTCGAAGTCCTGGACGAGCTCGGAAAACACGTGCTGCTGAGGCGGGACTGTGGCCCAGTGGATACCAAGGTTACAG ACAACAAAAACGATAGTCTGAATTCAGTCCTTCCACTGTTGAACCAGGATCCCAGGCCCCAG GACTTTTCTGTGAAGATGGCCTCCATCTTCAAGAACTTTATGACCACCTATAACCGGACATATGAGACGGAGGAGG AAACCCAGTGGCGCATGGGCGTCTTTGCCAATAACCTGATGCGAGCGCAGAAGATCCAGGCCCTGGACCGTGGCACAGCTCAGTACGGGATCACCAAGTTCAGTGACCTCACAG AGGAGGAGTTCCGCACCATCTACCTGAATCCCTTCCTAAGAGAGGACACCGGCCAGCGGATGCTTCCAGCCACGTTCCTCAGCGAGCTTGCCCCGCCTGCCTGGGACTGGAGGAAGGAGGGGGCTGTCACCGAAGTCAAGGACCAG GGCATGTGCGGTTCCTGCTGGGCCTTCTCGGTCACAGGCAACGTGGAGGGCCAGTGGTTCCTGAAGCGGGGGGCCCTGCTCTCCCTCTCTGAACAGG AGCTCTTGGACTGTGACGAGACAGACAAGGCCTGCCTGGGCGGCTTGCCCTCCAATGCCTACGCAGCCATAAAGACGCTGG GAGGGCTGGAGACGGAGGACGACTACAGCTACCAGGGCCACATGCAGCCCTGCAGCTTCTCTTCAGAGAAGGCCAAGGTCTACATCAACGACTCCGTGGCGCTCAGCAAGAACGAGAAGA AGCTGGCAGCCTGGCTGGCCACGATGGGCCCCATCTCTGTCGCCATCAACGCCTTTGGCATGCAG TTCTACCGCCACGGGATTGCCCACCCACTCCGACCCCTCTGCAGCCCTTGGCTCATCGACCACGCGGTGCTGCTCGTGGGCTACGGCAACC gctCTGACATTCCCTTCTGGGCCATCAAAAACAGCTGGGGCACCAACTGGGGCGAGAAG GGTTACTACTACTTGCATCGCGGCTCGGGGGCCTGCGGTGTGAACACCATGGCCAGCTCGGCGGTGGTGGACTGA